In one window of Electrophorus electricus isolate fEleEle1 chromosome 15, fEleEle1.pri, whole genome shotgun sequence DNA:
- the atf5b gene encoding uncharacterized protein atf5b translates to MTSLLKEELAQLEDYYLFESTPMKAEKWQKCDKGLQAMAAQSYYQLPCTSYGVNQSETNPRLVTLATGELDLRGFCGSSVGRTKMPRPSPYSYVRTHSSSQRIAPNGCKDVEVFEKETWTFKGTHSGYTEMAFDQCSVDKFFGKHHTSGKKVRECAILLKEEEKSCLTEDVFYRAEMMKSFDAGASLDTYHRRADQSLECLSGDSVGSSLEFPTQKPMPRPRESPCVFKPDVKVGSLERNHGERKQKKRDQNKTAAYRYRQRKRAEQDCLEEELHSLEGRNRELRDKAESVEREIQYVKDLLIEVYKARSQRLKEDSSA, encoded by the exons ATGACCTCTCTCCTGAAAGAGGAACTTGCCCAACTCGAGGATTACTACTTATTCGAATCCACACCAATGAAAGCagagaaatggcaaaaatgtgaCAAAGGCTTACAAGCTATGGCCGCCCAGTCGTACTACCAGTTACCCTGTACTTCGTACGGTGTAAACCAATCTGAAACCAACCCAAGACTTGTTACCCTGGCAACAGGGGAACTCGACCTGAGAGGCTTCTGTGGCAGCTCTGTTGGCAGAACAAAAATGCCTAGACCTTCCCCTTACAGCTACGTGCGGACCCACTCCAGTAGCCAAAGGATAGCGCCCAATGGATGCAAAGACGTAGAGGTCTTCGAGAAAGAAACGTGGACTTTCAAAGGGACTCATTCGGGGTACACAGAGATGGCTTTTGACCAGTGCTCTGTCGACAAATTTTTTGGGAAGCACCATACTAGTGGAAAGAAGGTTCGCGAATGTGCCATACTGttaaaggaagaagagaaaagctGTTTGACCGAAGACGTTTTTTACAGAGCAGAGATGATGAAAAGTTTCGATGCAGGTGCATCTCTAGATACGTACCACAGGAGAGCAG ATCAAAGCCTTGAATGTCTGTCTGGAGACAGTGTTGGATCTTCTTTGGAGTTTCCAACACAAAAACCAATGCCAAGGCCAAGAGAAAGCCCATGTGTGTTTAAGCCGGATGTGAAAGTAGGTTCCCTGGAAAGAAACCACGGAGAGCgtaaacagaagaaaagagatCAGAACAAGACTGCTGCTTACAG GTATCGTCAGCGTAAGAGGGCGGAGCAGGACTGCTTGGAGGAGGAGCTTCATAGCTTGGAGGGACGAAATAGAGAGCTGCGAGACAAAGCAGAATccgtagagagagagatacagtacGTCAAAGACCTTCTAATTGAAGTCTATAAGGCTCGAAGTCAGCGCTTGAAAGAGGATTCCAGTGCCTAG
- the zgc:113279 gene encoding uncharacterized protein zgc:113279 — MPVSQECGDEDYGIYLCKGSPFAGTPASSTSGPNSPTSALRLFNVELCNLTASPKQASVSPTGFKAQKSKPDKRYLGVRVRMPVRDLLRNIRIAKGMDPKELQVGCKSSGGNKKRVNTSGDRRKRLKKLPMKSLEELSIIVEVLEEDLKTRTSSRCPSSRSLCDLCQDQGDKYWCEDACTLADAFPPTPGDCAVTEELPMHSAEPHDPYPSSYREVTAPFSGPQWRCSSCELAYCIHRAESGIIYSPTKSEYQVPSPQETSYLKPKMDNLWPSSESPSYQCSVQEEWNNMTFFCTQMERDEKILKNISDQELFLSDEHGRTLLHRAVDEGKRALVYVIAKRMAHLKKLDIKDTEGKTPLHLAAQRNQHHVVADLLSLGANINERDQNGKTCVHLSAEYGYVRVLEVMKSYMINGTYIDLEARDVNGLTSLQQASVALKSTLRELEKSTTASQARLNSLRKDQMMETLECLLQMECNPHLVI, encoded by the exons atgccaGTAAGTCAGGAGTGCGGAGATGAAGACTACGGCATCTATCTGTGCAAAGGTTCACCATTTGCAGGCACTCCGGCGTCGAGTACAAGTGGACCCAATTCACCTACTTCAGCGCTCAGGCTTTTCAATGTGGAACTATGTAACCTCACTGCAAGCCCGAAGCAAGCATCAGTGTCTCCCACAG GTTTCAAGGCTCAGAAAAGCAAACCTGATAAAAGGTACCTAGGCGTCAGAGTGCGAATGCCAGTACGAGACTTGCTGAGGAATATTCGTATAGCCAAAGGCATGGACCCCAAAGAGCTGCAGGTGGGT tgtaaatcCTCAGGAG GCAATAAAAAAAGAGTCAATACAAGTGGTGATCGGAGGAAGAGGCTG AAGAAGTTGCCGATGAAGAGTTTGGAAGAGCTGTCCATTATAGTGGAGGTGCTGGAAGAGGATCTTAAAACCAGGACGTCCTCTCGATGTCCAAGCAGCCGCTCATTGTGTGATCTCTGTCAAGATCAGGGAGACAAGTACTGGTGTGAAGATGCATGCACGCTTGCAGATGCGTTTCCCCCAACTCCAGGTGACTGTGCAGTCACTGAAGAACTCCCCATGCATTCTGCAGAACCCCATGATCCCTACCCATCCTCTTACAGAGAGGTCACTGCTCCCTTCTCTGGTCCTCAGTGGCGATGCAGTAGCTGTGAGTTAGCTTACTGTATTCACAGGGCTGAATCTGGAATCATCTACTCACCTACCAAAAGTGAGTACCAGGTGCCTTCTCCCCAAGAAACAAGCTATTTGAAACCCAAGATGGACAACTTGTGGCCTTCTTCGGAGAGTCCATCTTATCAGTGCTCGGTACAGGAGGAGTGGAACAACATGACATTCTTTTGCACCCAAATGGAACGAGACGAGAAGATACTGAAGAACATCTCTGACCAAGAGCTTTTTCTGTCAGATGAGCATGGCAGAAC ACTTCTGCACAGAGCTGTTGATGAGGGCAAACGAGCTCTAGTGTATGTAATCGCCAAAAGGATGGCACACCTAAAAAAACTGGACATCAAAGACACCGAAGGAAAG ACCCCTCTCCACCTCGCTGCTCAGAGGAATCAGCACCATGTGGTGGCAGATCTACTCTCCCTTGGTGCAAACATCAATGAAAGGGACCAAAATGGAAAGACCTGCGTCCACCTCAGCGCCGAGTACGGCTATGTCAGGGTCCTGGAG GTGATGAAAAGCTATATGATAAATGGAACATATATAGATTTGGAGGCCAGAGATGTAAATG GCCTCACATCTCTGCAGCAGGCGTCAGTAGCTCTGAAGAGCACACTCCGGGAGCTGGAAAAAAGCACCACTGCTAGCCAGGCCCGGCTGAATTCCTTACGCAAGGACCAGATGATGGAAACCTTGGAGTGCCTCCTCCAGATGGAATGCAACCCACACCTG GTCATTTAG